In one window of Synchiropus splendidus isolate RoL2022-P1 chromosome 15, RoL_Sspl_1.0, whole genome shotgun sequence DNA:
- the si:ch211-113g11.6 gene encoding semaphorin-7A isoform X2, whose translation MMNRLALMAMMMVSVVAGKSPRLKFVVHEPSRFHFDKPENYVSMFHPPGSDTLYVGGRAVIYVLTFSDRGAQEHQIPAASDQTAIDTCKAKAAPTELECDNFITVIQKINDTMLVCGTNAGSPRCWTLVNGSVLSDVRGHMGAASDISPPYPSQKSISLATEGSLYSAMSSVGGHAGSIRRTFGSQKLLKSENVWLLNPQFAGAAIVPASEKMKEEIYFFFSEINKTARVDEEPYRARIGRICTVDEGGIKALLPDSWTTFMKARVMCGAGNSQQQYNNLKQAVVLTAQDKRAGLLYGVFSNAWGRTVICAYSIEDINQAFTHSNLKGYSSPFVGTRPGTCVRKNSSAGSPNDIKNLGVIRYHPEIEDVIRPVGVAPLDLPADDQITHAVADIVLAANDEHYSVLYLGTEEGKVLKVLHSSEGVFIISQYSMFHNEGPVLNMAIDPVKGHLYVATAMEVQRLPLADCTRYGDTCRECVLARDPYCGWDPVRRRCLPIPLGYNVTSGIIQNLDQSNSSVCGEAAALKLRRTSPREVLVQSNTSVFLPCPVRSFLATYRWEKDNCPKNYPCLFSGDFCVLGPSVDTPLRDGVFRCMATEDGFKVEVISFRLTNSGQLLDVSRAPLLLLLITAVARLH comes from the exons ATGATGAATCGGCTGGCTCTGATGGCCATGATGATGGTGTCGGTGGTCGCGGGCAAATCTCCGCGTCTCAAATTTGTTGTTCACG AACCTTCCAGGTTTCACTTCGACAAGCCTGAGAACTACGTCAGCATGTTTCATCCGCCAGGCAGCGACACGCTCTATGTGGGAGGTCGCGCTGTGATCTATGTCCTGACCTTCTCAGACAGAGGTGCCCAGGAGCATCAG ATTCCCGCTGCTTCTGACCAGACCGCCATCGACACCTGCAAGGCCAAGGCCGCACCAACCGAG CTGGAATGTGACAACTTCATCACCGTCATCCAGAAGATCAACGACACCATGCTGGTGTGTGGGACCAACGCTGGAAGTCCTCGGTGCTGGACTCTG GTCAACGGCTCTGTGCTGAGCGACGTCCGTGGCCATATGGGTGCAGCTTCTGACATCTCGCCTCCATATCCGTCACAGAAGTCCATCAGTCTGGCAACAG AGGGGAGTCTGTACTCGGCCATGTCTTCAGTGGGAGGTCACGCCGGATCTATCCGCCGAACCTTCGGGTCCCAGAAGCTTCTGAAGAGCGAGAACGTCTGGctgctga ATCCACAGTTTGCCGGTGCTGCCATCGTCCCAGCGTCGGAGAAGATGAAAGAGGAAATCTACTTTTTCTTCAGTGAGATCAACAAAACCGCCCGAGTGGATGAGGAACCGTATCGAGCTCGAATTGGACGCATCTGCACG GTGGATGAGGGCGGGATCAAGGCCCTGCTACCAGACTCCTGGACCACCTTCATGAAAGCCCGAGTCATGTGTGGTGCCGGAAACAGCCAGCAGCAGTACAACAACCTGAAGCAGGCCGTGGTTCTGACGGCGCAGGACAAGCGGGCCGGACTCTTGTATGGAGTCTTCTCCAACGCCTG gggCCGAACAGTCATCTGTGCGTACTCCATCGAGGACATCAACCAGGCTTTCACCCACTCCAACCTCAAAGGTTACAGCAGCCCGTTTGTGGGAACCCGGCCCGGAACT TGTGTTCGTAAGAACTCCAGCGCTGGAAGCCCCAATGACATTAAGAATCTGGGCGTGATCCGGTATCACCCTGAAATAGAAGACGTGATCCGGCCTGTGGGCGTGGCGCCGCTGGACCTTCCTGCTGATGATCAGATCACACACGCCGTGGCCGACATTGTTCTTGCCGCCAACGATGAGCACTACAGCGTCCTGTACCTGGGAAcgg AGGAAGGAAAGGTCCTGAAGGTTCTGCACAGCAGTGAGGGCGTCTTCATCATCTCGCAGTATTCCATGTTCCACAATGAGGGCCCGGTTCTGAACATGGCTATCGACCCAGTGAAG GGTCACCTGTATGTGGCGACAGCAATGGAGGTGCAACGGCTGCCGCTGGCTGACTGCACTCGCTATGGCGATACGTGCAGAGAGTGCGTCCTCGCCAGGGACCCGTACTGTGGCTGGGATCCGGTCCGCAGGCGCTGCCTCCCGATACCACTGGGCTACAACGTCACATCCGG CATCATCCAGAATCTGGACCAGTCCAACTccagtgtgtgtggagaggcaGCCG CTCTGAAGCTCCGCCGCACGTCACCGCGGGAGGTCCTGGTCCAGTCCAACACCTCTGTCTTCCTGCCGTGTCCAGTGCGCTCCTTCCTGGCCACGTATCGCTGGGAGAAGGACAACTGCCCCAAGAACTACCCCTGCCTCTTCTCCGGGGACTTCTGTGTGCTGGGCCCCTCTGTGGACACGCCACTGCGGGACGGCGTCTTCCGGTGCATGGCCACTGAAGACGGCTTTAAGGTGGAGGTCATCTCCTTCAGGCTGACCAACAGTGGACAGCTGCTGGACGTCAGCCGGGCTCCACTgttgctcctcctcatcacagcAGTCGCCAGGCTCCATTAA
- the si:ch211-113g11.6 gene encoding semaphorin-7A isoform X1 — MMNRLALMAMMMVSVVAGKSPRLKFVVHEPSRFHFDKPENYVSMFHPPGSDTLYVGGRAVIYVLTFSDRGAQEHQIPAASDQTAIDTCKAKAAPTELECDNFITVIQKINDTMLVCGTNAGSPRCWTLVNGSVLSDVRGHMGAASDISPPYPSQKSISLATEGSLYSAMSSVGGHAGSIRRTFGSQKLLKSENVWLLNPQFAGAAIVPASEKMKEEIYFFFSEINKTARVDEEPYRARIGRICTVDEGGIKALLPDSWTTFMKARVMCGAGNSQQQYNNLKQAVVLTAQDKRAGLLYGVFSNAWGRTVICAYSIEDINQAFTHSNLKGYSSPFVGTRPGTCVRKNSSAGSPNDIKNLGVIRYHPEIEDVIRPVGVAPLDLPADDQITHAVADIVLAANDEHYSVLYLGTEEGKVLKVLHSSEGVFIISQYSMFHNEGPVLNMAIDPVKGHLYVATAMEVQRLPLADCTRYGDTCRECVLARDPYCGWDPVRRRCLPIPLGYNVTSGSIIQNLDQSNSSVCGEAAALKLRRTSPREVLVQSNTSVFLPCPVRSFLATYRWEKDNCPKNYPCLFSGDFCVLGPSVDTPLRDGVFRCMATEDGFKVEVISFRLTNSGQLLDVSRAPLLLLLITAVARLH; from the exons ATGATGAATCGGCTGGCTCTGATGGCCATGATGATGGTGTCGGTGGTCGCGGGCAAATCTCCGCGTCTCAAATTTGTTGTTCACG AACCTTCCAGGTTTCACTTCGACAAGCCTGAGAACTACGTCAGCATGTTTCATCCGCCAGGCAGCGACACGCTCTATGTGGGAGGTCGCGCTGTGATCTATGTCCTGACCTTCTCAGACAGAGGTGCCCAGGAGCATCAG ATTCCCGCTGCTTCTGACCAGACCGCCATCGACACCTGCAAGGCCAAGGCCGCACCAACCGAG CTGGAATGTGACAACTTCATCACCGTCATCCAGAAGATCAACGACACCATGCTGGTGTGTGGGACCAACGCTGGAAGTCCTCGGTGCTGGACTCTG GTCAACGGCTCTGTGCTGAGCGACGTCCGTGGCCATATGGGTGCAGCTTCTGACATCTCGCCTCCATATCCGTCACAGAAGTCCATCAGTCTGGCAACAG AGGGGAGTCTGTACTCGGCCATGTCTTCAGTGGGAGGTCACGCCGGATCTATCCGCCGAACCTTCGGGTCCCAGAAGCTTCTGAAGAGCGAGAACGTCTGGctgctga ATCCACAGTTTGCCGGTGCTGCCATCGTCCCAGCGTCGGAGAAGATGAAAGAGGAAATCTACTTTTTCTTCAGTGAGATCAACAAAACCGCCCGAGTGGATGAGGAACCGTATCGAGCTCGAATTGGACGCATCTGCACG GTGGATGAGGGCGGGATCAAGGCCCTGCTACCAGACTCCTGGACCACCTTCATGAAAGCCCGAGTCATGTGTGGTGCCGGAAACAGCCAGCAGCAGTACAACAACCTGAAGCAGGCCGTGGTTCTGACGGCGCAGGACAAGCGGGCCGGACTCTTGTATGGAGTCTTCTCCAACGCCTG gggCCGAACAGTCATCTGTGCGTACTCCATCGAGGACATCAACCAGGCTTTCACCCACTCCAACCTCAAAGGTTACAGCAGCCCGTTTGTGGGAACCCGGCCCGGAACT TGTGTTCGTAAGAACTCCAGCGCTGGAAGCCCCAATGACATTAAGAATCTGGGCGTGATCCGGTATCACCCTGAAATAGAAGACGTGATCCGGCCTGTGGGCGTGGCGCCGCTGGACCTTCCTGCTGATGATCAGATCACACACGCCGTGGCCGACATTGTTCTTGCCGCCAACGATGAGCACTACAGCGTCCTGTACCTGGGAAcgg AGGAAGGAAAGGTCCTGAAGGTTCTGCACAGCAGTGAGGGCGTCTTCATCATCTCGCAGTATTCCATGTTCCACAATGAGGGCCCGGTTCTGAACATGGCTATCGACCCAGTGAAG GGTCACCTGTATGTGGCGACAGCAATGGAGGTGCAACGGCTGCCGCTGGCTGACTGCACTCGCTATGGCGATACGTGCAGAGAGTGCGTCCTCGCCAGGGACCCGTACTGTGGCTGGGATCCGGTCCGCAGGCGCTGCCTCCCGATACCACTGGGCTACAACGTCACATCCGG AAGCATCATCCAGAATCTGGACCAGTCCAACTccagtgtgtgtggagaggcaGCCG CTCTGAAGCTCCGCCGCACGTCACCGCGGGAGGTCCTGGTCCAGTCCAACACCTCTGTCTTCCTGCCGTGTCCAGTGCGCTCCTTCCTGGCCACGTATCGCTGGGAGAAGGACAACTGCCCCAAGAACTACCCCTGCCTCTTCTCCGGGGACTTCTGTGTGCTGGGCCCCTCTGTGGACACGCCACTGCGGGACGGCGTCTTCCGGTGCATGGCCACTGAAGACGGCTTTAAGGTGGAGGTCATCTCCTTCAGGCTGACCAACAGTGGACAGCTGCTGGACGTCAGCCGGGCTCCACTgttgctcctcctcatcacagcAGTCGCCAGGCTCCATTAA
- the s100a1 gene encoding protein S100-A1, producing the protein MSSRLQKSMEGLISVFHSYSSKEGAVNTLSKMELKALLQQELSQLITCCNDPAGIDRIMTDLDENGDQELDFQEFVVLVAALTVACNDFFEDTCKKGYQGTEP; encoded by the exons ATGAGTTCCCGGCTCCAGAAGTCCATGGAGGGTTTGATCAGCGTGTTTCACTCCTACTCGAGCAAAGAGGGCGCCGTGAACACGCTGAGCAAGATGGAGCTGAAGGCGCTGCTGCAGCAAGAGCTGAGTCAGCTGATCACG TGCTGCAATGACCCGGCCGGCATCGATCGGATCATGACGGACCTCGACGAGAACGGCGACCAGGAGCTCGACTTCCAGGAGTTCGTGGTTTTGGTGGCGGCGCTGACGGTGGCGTGCAACGACTTCTTCGAAGACACGTGCAAGAAAGGATATCAGGGGACGGAGCCATGA
- the gbp gene encoding glycogen synthase kinase binding protein, whose amino-acid sequence MSPCRKENYILLEQSVTVESTEVDSLVSKIGEVLQLHNNSGGHQKTVSVSVSCLRGGAAAGRPARVAVEGSGASAQKRPGCYMRLWNRGSSRPSPYSVPGTSEHNWDQIKAWNKKRVEEEEPHRLLQELILSGNLVKEAVRRLQFPGTSCGEFSRPDQRA is encoded by the coding sequence ATGTCGCCGTGTCGTAAGGAGAACTACATCCTCCTAGAACAGTCAGTCACAGTGGAGTCCACCGAAGTGGACTCGCTGGTGTCGAAGATCGGGGAGGTTCTGCAGCTTCACAACAACAGCGGCGGCCATCAGAAGACGGTATCCGTTTCCGTCTCGTGCCTGCGTGGAGGCGCTGCTGCGGGCAGGCCGGCTCGTGTCGCCGTGGAAGGTTCCGGCGCGTCTGCGCAGAAGAGACCCGGCTGTTACATGCGCCTCTGGAACCGGGGCAGCAGCCGCCCCAGTCCGTATAGCGTCCCCGGGACGAGCGAGCACAACTGGGACCAGATCAAAGCGTGGAACAAGAAacgggtggaggaggaagagccgcACCGGCTACTGCAGGAGCTCATTCTGTCCGGGAACCTGGTCAAAGAGGCGGTGAGGAGGCTGCAGTTCCCCGGGACCAGCTGTGGAGAGTTTTCCCGTCCAGACCAGCGAGCATGA
- the lingo4b gene encoding leucine-rich repeat and immunoglobulin-like domain-containing nogo receptor-interacting protein 4b has product MLWRSVSGWGAWVLLAQLLAVSGCPSPCRCPPGGEDVSCARQVLILVPDNIPNTVQHLDLSFNKIRTVARHQFSGLGQLVDLDLSSNSISMIELEAFQGLPKLRLLHINNNHLKILPAGVFSGLSGLTFLDLSHNEILVFLDFTFKEMANLKALETVENDLVFISRRAFSGLQNLQELNLGRSNLTSIPTGALSELSALTRLSLTHLPITALPRNAFQRLQWLQSLTITHWPLLESLTTGSLAGLNLTSLVVSHCNLSAVPYLAVQHLLSLLFLDLSYNPIVSIQANMFQTLSRLQELHLAGGRLLRIEPGAFRGLDNLHTLNVTSNQLVTLEESVFHAPGKLRVLRLDANPLSCDCRLLWLLQHRSPVSFGPQPACSSASVTPPRELADFRAPELSRVFTCRAARILNRRPQELQAEEGSSVLFSCIVDGDPVPSVTWSSGHKSALSSSGRIRVLTNGSLEVRSAERQDGGTYRCLASNAAGNDSLTVGLRVRGRPGNHSWTEDGQTEALSETNTSMTYPFDAKTLVIATTMGFLSFLSSVAVCFIFMFFWSQSKGQIKHTATIHFVPRSSVGGGGEGGDGGRFTMKLI; this is encoded by the coding sequence ATGCTGTGGAGGTCTGTCTCGGGCTGGGGAGCCTGGGTCCTGCTGGCCCAGCTGCTGGCGGTCAGCGGCTGCCCTTCCCCCTGTcgctgtccaccagggggcgaagACGTCTCGTGTGCCAGGCAAGTCCTGATCTTGGTCCCGGACAACATCCCCAACACAGTCCAGCATTTAGACTTGTCCTTCAACAAGATCCGGACCGTGGCACGACACCAGTTCTCTGGACTGGGGCAGCTGGTGGACCTTGACCTGAGCAGCAACTCCATCTCTATGATTGAGCTGGAGGCTTTCCAGGGACTCCCAAAGCTGCGGCTGCTGCACATCAACAACAATCATCTGAAGATCCTCCCAGCAGGCGTGTTCTCCGGTCTGTCTGGATTAACCTTCTTAGACCTGAGCCACAACGAGATTCTGGTCTTCCTGGACTTCACCTTTAAAGAGATGGCGAACCTGAAGGCGCTGGAGACCGTGGAGAATGACTTGGTGTTCATTTCACGGCGGGCCTTCTCTGGCCTGCAGAACTTGCAGGAGCTGAACCTGGGTCGCAGCAATCTGACCTCCATCCCAACTGGGGCGCTGTCAGAGCTCAGCGCTCTCACCCGGCTGAGCCTGACCCACCTGCCCATCACCGCGCTGCCGAGAAACGCCTTCCAGCGGCTGCAATGGCTCCAGAGCCTGACCATCACTCACTGGCCGCTGCTGGAGTCACTGACCACTGGCAGCTTGGCGGGGCTGAACCTGACCTCCCTGGTGGTCAGCCACTGTAATCTCAGCGCTGTGCCGTACCTGGCCGTCCAGCACCTGCTCTCCCTGCTATTCTTGGACTTGTCCTACAACCCCATCGTCAGCATCCAGGCCAACATGTTCCAGACCTTGTCACGGCTGCAGGAGCTGCACCTCGCTGGGGGCCGACTGCTGAGGATCGAACCAGGAGCCTTCAGAGGGCTGGACAACCTTCACACACTCAACGTCACCTCCAATCAGCTGGTCACTTTGGAGGAGAGTGTCTTCCACGCCCCAGGTAAGCTGCGGGTCCTGCGCCTGGACGCCAACCCGCTGTCTTGCGACTGTCGCCTCCTGTGGCTGCTGCAGCACCGGTCTCCAGTGAGTTTTGGACCCCAGCCAGCTTGTTCGTCCGCCTCTGTGACTCCACCACGAGAGTTGGCCGACTTCAGGGCGCCAGAGCTCTCGCGTGTTTTCACCTGCCGCGCCGCCCGCATCCTAAATCGCAGGCCGCAGGAGCTCCAGGCGGAGGAGGGAAGCTCGGTGCTCTTCTCCTGTATCGTGGACGGAGACCCAGTTCCGTCAGTTACGTGGAGCTCTGGCCACAAATCTgcgctctcctcctctggcAGGATCCGAGTTCTCACCAACGGCAGTCTGGAGGTGCGTTCTGCCGAGCGTCAGGATGGTGGCACCTACCGATGTCTGGCCAGCAATGCGGCCGGAAACGACAGCCTGACGGTCGGCCTTCGGGTAAGAGGACGTCCCGGCAACCATAGCTGGACGGAGGATGGCCAGACAGAAGCGCTCTCTGAGACAAACACGTCCATGACCTACCCGTTTGATGCCAAGACACTGGTGATCGCCACCACCATGGGCTTCCTGTCCTTCTTAAGCTCCGTGGCTGtctgcttcatcttcatgttcttctggagtcagagcaaaggtCAGATCAAACACACAGCCACCATTCACTTCGTCCCGCGCTCCTCTGTGGGtgggggaggagaaggaggcgaCGGCGGCAGGTTCACCATGAAACTCATTTGA
- the eaf1 gene encoding ELL-associated factor 1 produces the protein MSDCADMNGGSNLLHDQEEHVLKLGDSFEKRPKSSFHTIRYDFKPASIDTSCEGELQVGRGDEVTITLPHIPGSTPEMTVFRGNKRPYQKDCVLIINHDTGEFVLEKLSSSIQVKKTRAEGSSKIQARMEQHTARFAQSGAQFRAPTKPAAGAKTSPSKDDPSPEPQLDDIKRELRAEVEVIEQMSSSDSASTLGSGDDDDSSSSDQEQADTRPPRVPANDPADRPTPPKDQLINTLRSDLQLSESGSDSDD, from the exons ATGTCAGACTGTGCAGACATGAACGGCGGATCGAACCTGCTGCATGACCAGGAGGAGCATGTCCTGAAGCTCGGCGACAGTTTCGAGAAGAGACCCAAGTCTTCGTTCCACACTATCCGGT ATGATTTCAAACCGGCGTCTATCGACACCAGCTGTGAGGGCGAGCTGCAGGTCGGCAGAGGAGACGAGGTGACCATAACACTGCCCCACATCCCG GGGTCCACTCCAGAGATGACTGTGTTCAGGGGAAACAAGCGTCCGTACCAGAAGGACTGCGTTCTGATCATCAACCATGACACAGGAGAATTTGTTCTGGAGAAGTTGAGCAGTAGCATCCAGGTGAAGAAGACCAG GGCGGAAGGCAGCAGTAAGATCCAGGCTCGGATGGAACAGCACACAGCTCGCTTTGCTCAGTCTGGGGCTCAGTTTCGAGCGCCCACCAAGCCGGCTGCCGGGGCCAAGACCTCCCCTTCAAAAGACGACCCCTCACCTGAGCCGCAGCTGGATGACATCAAGAGAG aGTTGAGAGCAGAGGTGGAGGTGATCGAGCAGATGAGCTCGTCTGACTCTGCGAGCACGTTGGGCAGCGGCGATGAtgacgacagcagcagcagtgaccaAGAGCAGGCCGACACCCGGCCCCCAAGGGTACCTGCCAACGACCCTGCAGACCGGCCCACGCCCCCAAAAGATCAGCTCATTAACACACTGA gaAGTGACCTTCAACTCAGTGAGTCTGGCAGCGACAGTGACGACTGA